From the Thermovirga lienii DSM 17291 genome, one window contains:
- a CDS encoding transcriptional regulator, TetR family (PFAM: Bacterial regulatory proteins, tetR family~COGs: COG1309 Transcriptional regulator~InterPro IPR001647~KEGG: aco:Amico_0301 transcriptional regulator, TetR family~PFAM: regulatory protein TetR~SPTR: Transcriptional regulator, TetR family) — MGQDSTRARILSVAREKFARSGFHGTSMDSIVRAANLSKGAVYWHFKNKEALFMAVMEAEVRRIEEYFLPKPEDGKKGPRAFFMESGERCLEILYRDKELRLLWIDLALQAQRSKDGGNQFSAFIRNKVEEVSNKLISKSLDVFPQLKIREQLDLKDVLRMGDYFFMGMVVNLGITLDLEEAKAYWREMMGRLFGGEGIDERS, encoded by the coding sequence GTGGGTCAAGATTCGACTCGTGCAAGAATTCTCTCTGTCGCAAGAGAGAAATTTGCCAGGTCAGGTTTTCACGGCACCAGCATGGACTCCATAGTTCGTGCTGCTAATCTGAGCAAGGGAGCAGTTTACTGGCATTTCAAGAACAAAGAGGCCTTGTTCATGGCAGTAATGGAGGCGGAGGTCAGGCGTATAGAGGAATATTTTCTTCCCAAGCCTGAGGATGGGAAGAAGGGGCCGAGAGCTTTTTTTATGGAGAGTGGCGAAAGATGCCTGGAGATACTTTACAGGGATAAGGAATTGAGGTTGCTTTGGATAGACTTGGCTCTGCAAGCACAAAGGTCAAAGGATGGAGGCAACCAATTTTCTGCGTTTATAAGAAATAAGGTGGAGGAAGTGAGCAATAAGCTCATATCCAAATCTTTAGACGTATTCCCCCAACTGAAAATCAGAGAGCAGCTGGATTTAAAGGATGTGCTGAGAATGGGGGATTATTTCTTTATGGGTATGGTGGTGAACCTAGGTATAACCTTGGACCTTGAAGAGGCAAAGGCGTATTGGAGGGAAATGATGGGACGCTTATTTGGAGGTGAAGGTATTGATGAACGTTCGTAG